One genomic window of Musa acuminata AAA Group cultivar baxijiao unplaced genomic scaffold, Cavendish_Baxijiao_AAA HiC_scaffold_1137, whole genome shotgun sequence includes the following:
- the LOC135585646 gene encoding receptor-like protein kinase FERONIA isoform X3 produces the protein MDLGFLFLDQSWSLMQLRSLLCASVAFSLLAATLVVVAVDNSTYYVPRDDILLNCGASGQASSFDGRSWTGDTGTRYAPSLNGGGSFDALHQDPSVSTVPYSTARVFTSPFTYRFPLSAGRKFIRLHFYPSDYSNHAVSDAFFSVTSGPYTLLHNFSSYLTADALNFAYLIREYSVNVSTGGLNLTFIPSTTHPNSYAFINGIEIVSIPDLFSSATPLLVDGDDGHIVYTIDPDQALETVYRLNVGGQAIPPIEDSGLFRSWDDDSPYIYGAAFGVTYSNDPNVTITYPTSVPSYIAPPDVYSTARSMGPNAQVNLNYNLTWILPVDAGFYYLVRLHFCEIQYPIVKINQRVFDVYLNNQTATEEADVIGWSGGIGIPVYRDYVVMTMGRGQMDLWVALHPDTLSKPEYYDSILNGLEVFKLQNSNNSLAGLNPGARSQLYVDPRDVRKGSAKHKSEVSVIVGVIGAFAVLLAVICLIGICKCQKNKKMKKGKGAVTSNGPYGIKAATSDFDESTVGRLMVGS, from the exons CTGTCGACAACTCCACCTATTACGTGCCAAGAGACGACATCCTCCTCAACTGCGGCGCCTCCGGCCAGGCATCTAGCTTCGACGGACGATCCTGGACCGGCGACACCGGAACCAGGTACGCCCCCTCCTTGAACGGCGGCGGCAGCTTCGATGCTCTACATCAAGATCCATCAGTCTCCACGGTCCCGTACTCGACCGCTCGGGTCTTCACTTCTCCCTTCACCTACCGCTTCCCTCTCAGCGCCGGCCGGAAATTTATCCGCCTCCATTTCTACCCTTCCGATTACTCCAACCATGCCGTTTCCGATGCCTTCTTCTCCGTCACATCTGGCCCTTACACCCTTCTTCACAACTTCAGCTCCTACCTAACTGCTGATGCCCTAAATTTCGCGTATCTAATCCGTGAATACTCCGTAAACGTCTCTACCGGCGGCCTAAACCTCACTTTCATTCCATCAACCACCCATCCCAACTCCTATGCCTTCATTAACGGTATCGAGATTGTATCAATCcccgacttgtttagctcagcaaCACCTTTGCTTGTCGATGGAGATGATGGTCATATTGTTTACACTATCGATCCCGACCAAGCTCTGGAGACAGTTTACCGGCTCAATGTGGGTGGGCAAGCAATTCCCCCCATCGAAGACTCCGGCTTGTTCCGCTCTTGGGACGACGACTCGCCTTACATTTATGGGGCTGCATTTGGTGTGACCTACTCCAATGATCCGAATGTTACCATCACATACCCGACCAGTGTTCCAAGTTACATTGCACCACCGGATGTCTACTCCACAGCAAGATCAATGGGTCCAAACGCacaggtgaacttgaactacaattTAACCTGGATTCTCCCGGTGGATGCTGGCTTCTATTACCTTGTCCGGCTACATTTCTGTGAGATCCAGTATCCGATAGTGAAGATAAACCAGAGAGTCTTTGACGTCTACCTTAATAACCAGACTGCAACAGAAGAAGCTGATGTCATTGGTTGGAGTGGCGGTATCGGTATCCCTGTGTACAGGGACTATGTGGTGATGACAATGGGAAGAGGACAGATGGATCTGTGGGTTGCGCTTCATCCAGATACACTCTCCAAACCGGAGTATTATGATTCCATCTTGAATGGGCTTGAGGTGTTCAAGTTGCAGAACAGTAATAACAGCCTGGCTGGTCTTAATCCAGGAGCACGCTCGCAGTTGTACGTCGATCCTAGAGATGTCAGGAAGGGGAGTGCAAAACACAAGAGTGAAGTTTCTGTTATTGTTGGAGTGATTGGAGCTTTTGCTGTTTTGCTCGCTGTTATTTGCCTGATTGGAATATGCAAATGCCAGAAGAATAAGAAGATGAAGAAAGGGAAGGGTGCAGTTACAAGCAATGGGCCTTATG GGATAAAAGCTGCCACAAGTGACTTTGATGAGTCTACCGTGGGGAGATTGATGGTGGGATCATAA
- the LOC135585646 gene encoding receptor-like protein kinase FERONIA isoform X1 → MDLGFLFLDQSWSLMQLRSLLCASVAFSLLAATLVVVAVDNSTYYVPRDDILLNCGASGQASSFDGRSWTGDTGTRYAPSLNGGGSFDALHQDPSVSTVPYSTARVFTSPFTYRFPLSAGRKFIRLHFYPSDYSNHAVSDAFFSVTSGPYTLLHNFSSYLTADALNFAYLIREYSVNVSTGGLNLTFIPSTTHPNSYAFINGIEIVSIPDLFSSATPLLVDGDDGHIVYTIDPDQALETVYRLNVGGQAIPPIEDSGLFRSWDDDSPYIYGAAFGVTYSNDPNVTITYPTSVPSYIAPPDVYSTARSMGPNAQVNLNYNLTWILPVDAGFYYLVRLHFCEIQYPIVKINQRVFDVYLNNQTATEEADVIGWSGGIGIPVYRDYVVMTMGRGQMDLWVALHPDTLSKPEYYDSILNGLEVFKLQNSNNSLAGLNPGARSQLYVDPRDVRKGSAKHKSEVSVIVGVIGAFAVLLAVICLIGICKCQKNKKMKKGKGAVTSNGPYGLSPLSLYGNARSAVSAESNLCRYFSISGIKAATSDFDESTVGRLMVGS, encoded by the coding sequence CTGTCGACAACTCCACCTATTACGTGCCAAGAGACGACATCCTCCTCAACTGCGGCGCCTCCGGCCAGGCATCTAGCTTCGACGGACGATCCTGGACCGGCGACACCGGAACCAGGTACGCCCCCTCCTTGAACGGCGGCGGCAGCTTCGATGCTCTACATCAAGATCCATCAGTCTCCACGGTCCCGTACTCGACCGCTCGGGTCTTCACTTCTCCCTTCACCTACCGCTTCCCTCTCAGCGCCGGCCGGAAATTTATCCGCCTCCATTTCTACCCTTCCGATTACTCCAACCATGCCGTTTCCGATGCCTTCTTCTCCGTCACATCTGGCCCTTACACCCTTCTTCACAACTTCAGCTCCTACCTAACTGCTGATGCCCTAAATTTCGCGTATCTAATCCGTGAATACTCCGTAAACGTCTCTACCGGCGGCCTAAACCTCACTTTCATTCCATCAACCACCCATCCCAACTCCTATGCCTTCATTAACGGTATCGAGATTGTATCAATCcccgacttgtttagctcagcaaCACCTTTGCTTGTCGATGGAGATGATGGTCATATTGTTTACACTATCGATCCCGACCAAGCTCTGGAGACAGTTTACCGGCTCAATGTGGGTGGGCAAGCAATTCCCCCCATCGAAGACTCCGGCTTGTTCCGCTCTTGGGACGACGACTCGCCTTACATTTATGGGGCTGCATTTGGTGTGACCTACTCCAATGATCCGAATGTTACCATCACATACCCGACCAGTGTTCCAAGTTACATTGCACCACCGGATGTCTACTCCACAGCAAGATCAATGGGTCCAAACGCacaggtgaacttgaactacaattTAACCTGGATTCTCCCGGTGGATGCTGGCTTCTATTACCTTGTCCGGCTACATTTCTGTGAGATCCAGTATCCGATAGTGAAGATAAACCAGAGAGTCTTTGACGTCTACCTTAATAACCAGACTGCAACAGAAGAAGCTGATGTCATTGGTTGGAGTGGCGGTATCGGTATCCCTGTGTACAGGGACTATGTGGTGATGACAATGGGAAGAGGACAGATGGATCTGTGGGTTGCGCTTCATCCAGATACACTCTCCAAACCGGAGTATTATGATTCCATCTTGAATGGGCTTGAGGTGTTCAAGTTGCAGAACAGTAATAACAGCCTGGCTGGTCTTAATCCAGGAGCACGCTCGCAGTTGTACGTCGATCCTAGAGATGTCAGGAAGGGGAGTGCAAAACACAAGAGTGAAGTTTCTGTTATTGTTGGAGTGATTGGAGCTTTTGCTGTTTTGCTCGCTGTTATTTGCCTGATTGGAATATGCAAATGCCAGAAGAATAAGAAGATGAAGAAAGGGAAGGGTGCAGTTACAAGCAATGGGCCTTATGGTTTGTCGCCTCTCTCCCTCTATGGCAACGCACGTTCAGCTGTGTCGGCCGAGTCTAACCTCTGCCGCTACTTCTCCATTTCAGGGATAAAAGCTGCCACAAGTGACTTTGATGAGTCTACCGTGGGGAGATTGATGGTGGGATCATAA
- the LOC135585646 gene encoding receptor-like protein kinase FERONIA isoform X2 yields the protein MQLRSLLCASVAFSLLAATLVVVAVDNSTYYVPRDDILLNCGASGQASSFDGRSWTGDTGTRYAPSLNGGGSFDALHQDPSVSTVPYSTARVFTSPFTYRFPLSAGRKFIRLHFYPSDYSNHAVSDAFFSVTSGPYTLLHNFSSYLTADALNFAYLIREYSVNVSTGGLNLTFIPSTTHPNSYAFINGIEIVSIPDLFSSATPLLVDGDDGHIVYTIDPDQALETVYRLNVGGQAIPPIEDSGLFRSWDDDSPYIYGAAFGVTYSNDPNVTITYPTSVPSYIAPPDVYSTARSMGPNAQVNLNYNLTWILPVDAGFYYLVRLHFCEIQYPIVKINQRVFDVYLNNQTATEEADVIGWSGGIGIPVYRDYVVMTMGRGQMDLWVALHPDTLSKPEYYDSILNGLEVFKLQNSNNSLAGLNPGARSQLYVDPRDVRKGSAKHKSEVSVIVGVIGAFAVLLAVICLIGICKCQKNKKMKKGKGAVTSNGPYGLSPLSLYGNARSAVSAESNLCRYFSISGIKAATSDFDESTVGRLMVGS from the coding sequence CTGTCGACAACTCCACCTATTACGTGCCAAGAGACGACATCCTCCTCAACTGCGGCGCCTCCGGCCAGGCATCTAGCTTCGACGGACGATCCTGGACCGGCGACACCGGAACCAGGTACGCCCCCTCCTTGAACGGCGGCGGCAGCTTCGATGCTCTACATCAAGATCCATCAGTCTCCACGGTCCCGTACTCGACCGCTCGGGTCTTCACTTCTCCCTTCACCTACCGCTTCCCTCTCAGCGCCGGCCGGAAATTTATCCGCCTCCATTTCTACCCTTCCGATTACTCCAACCATGCCGTTTCCGATGCCTTCTTCTCCGTCACATCTGGCCCTTACACCCTTCTTCACAACTTCAGCTCCTACCTAACTGCTGATGCCCTAAATTTCGCGTATCTAATCCGTGAATACTCCGTAAACGTCTCTACCGGCGGCCTAAACCTCACTTTCATTCCATCAACCACCCATCCCAACTCCTATGCCTTCATTAACGGTATCGAGATTGTATCAATCcccgacttgtttagctcagcaaCACCTTTGCTTGTCGATGGAGATGATGGTCATATTGTTTACACTATCGATCCCGACCAAGCTCTGGAGACAGTTTACCGGCTCAATGTGGGTGGGCAAGCAATTCCCCCCATCGAAGACTCCGGCTTGTTCCGCTCTTGGGACGACGACTCGCCTTACATTTATGGGGCTGCATTTGGTGTGACCTACTCCAATGATCCGAATGTTACCATCACATACCCGACCAGTGTTCCAAGTTACATTGCACCACCGGATGTCTACTCCACAGCAAGATCAATGGGTCCAAACGCacaggtgaacttgaactacaattTAACCTGGATTCTCCCGGTGGATGCTGGCTTCTATTACCTTGTCCGGCTACATTTCTGTGAGATCCAGTATCCGATAGTGAAGATAAACCAGAGAGTCTTTGACGTCTACCTTAATAACCAGACTGCAACAGAAGAAGCTGATGTCATTGGTTGGAGTGGCGGTATCGGTATCCCTGTGTACAGGGACTATGTGGTGATGACAATGGGAAGAGGACAGATGGATCTGTGGGTTGCGCTTCATCCAGATACACTCTCCAAACCGGAGTATTATGATTCCATCTTGAATGGGCTTGAGGTGTTCAAGTTGCAGAACAGTAATAACAGCCTGGCTGGTCTTAATCCAGGAGCACGCTCGCAGTTGTACGTCGATCCTAGAGATGTCAGGAAGGGGAGTGCAAAACACAAGAGTGAAGTTTCTGTTATTGTTGGAGTGATTGGAGCTTTTGCTGTTTTGCTCGCTGTTATTTGCCTGATTGGAATATGCAAATGCCAGAAGAATAAGAAGATGAAGAAAGGGAAGGGTGCAGTTACAAGCAATGGGCCTTATGGTTTGTCGCCTCTCTCCCTCTATGGCAACGCACGTTCAGCTGTGTCGGCCGAGTCTAACCTCTGCCGCTACTTCTCCATTTCAGGGATAAAAGCTGCCACAAGTGACTTTGATGAGTCTACCGTGGGGAGATTGATGGTGGGATCATAA